A window of the Campylobacter massiliensis genome harbors these coding sequences:
- a CDS encoding ABC transporter substrate-binding protein has product MFKKFLLFFFAFSGFCFAMTPEQIKDYIAQNSENIEQLQGTPSKIYASSPPLLYMLYALDPAKISGTNFEWNDYERPYVKKEVQEQPVVGGFFGQGKIPNVEMLLRLDPGLILVNASSRNTKKMSEVFGSIKKPMLYLSATKLEDYLDGFEILGEITGKKERAARLINYAKESLNLTAQIEEYIKKNNLQKVKIYYAQGGDGLATECEGSWHATLIERAGAQNVHKCSEDPNAKSFGRVKISFEQLVKYDPDVILIYEKELFDKIYGDPKWRLLGAVKNKKAFYIPREPFSWFDRPPSFMRFLGLKWLISLTYPDAFKFDMARETREFYKLFLDLELTDAQIYKILGRAE; this is encoded by the coding sequence ATGTTTAAAAAATTTTTGTTGTTTTTCTTTGCGTTTTCGGGCTTTTGCTTTGCGATGACGCCTGAGCAGATCAAAGACTACATCGCGCAAAACAGCGAGAATATCGAGCAGCTACAAGGCACTCCGTCTAAAATTTACGCCAGCTCGCCGCCGCTTTTATATATGCTTTACGCGCTCGATCCCGCTAAAATCAGCGGCACGAATTTCGAGTGGAACGACTACGAGCGGCCCTACGTCAAAAAAGAGGTGCAAGAGCAGCCCGTCGTGGGCGGCTTTTTCGGTCAGGGTAAAATTCCAAATGTCGAGATGCTGCTACGCCTAGACCCGGGTCTCATCCTCGTAAACGCAAGCTCTCGCAACACCAAAAAGATGAGCGAGGTCTTCGGCTCTATCAAAAAACCGATGCTCTATCTGAGCGCGACGAAGCTCGAGGATTATCTGGATGGGTTTGAAATTTTAGGCGAAATCACGGGTAAAAAAGAGCGCGCAGCACGTCTCATAAACTACGCGAAGGAGTCGCTAAATTTGACCGCGCAGATCGAGGAGTACATTAAGAAAAACAACCTGCAAAAGGTAAAAATCTACTACGCGCAAGGCGGCGACGGGCTAGCCACCGAGTGCGAGGGCTCGTGGCATGCGACGCTCATCGAGCGAGCAGGCGCGCAAAACGTGCATAAGTGTAGCGAAGATCCAAACGCCAAATCTTTCGGACGCGTTAAGATTAGCTTCGAACAGCTCGTAAAATACGACCCCGACGTCATCCTCATCTACGAAAAGGAGCTGTTTGATAAAATTTACGGCGATCCGAAGTGGCGATTGCTCGGCGCGGTGAAAAACAAAAAGGCGTTTTACATCCCGCGCGAGCCCTTTTCGTGGTTCGACCGCCCGCCTTCGTTTATGAGGTTTTTGGGGTTAAAATGGCTCATAAGCTTAACCTATCCCGATGCGTTTAAATTTGACATGGCTCGCGAGACGCGTGAGTTCTACAAGCTATTTTTGGATCTTGAGCTCACAGATGCGCAAATTTATAAAATTTTGGGACGCGCCGAGTGA
- a CDS encoding TonB-dependent receptor plug domain-containing protein yields MGGAINLITKKPTKELEGSVGYGFETGRNAKTYGNNVDFSIGTKQELFYVQAGGSYMEDAGQQLSHDFKPGVTRNEDGGRRDNSVQRDKKFNIKFGFTPNETDEYAIAYINQKGEKEQPYYTGRYARYNMAKRFWEWPRWDKESIYWLSHTQFANSLYVNTKAFYDKFVNDLNGIKPFVFNSHYRDKGYGLGTEIGGDIGDRDTLKFAVNYKFDEHKEHDDGEPVQTYQDKTYSFALENTYKFTDFTRLILGASYDTRDAVKAQEYGKITSNKNTLYDFEVAKRHAFNYQAAIKHSFDGNDELSVSFAKKTYFPSMKERYSKRFGRNEPNPYLKPEVANHYEVGYQRSFGEALRLETAIFYSRVKDAIGEHNIIIGGKKLAQAINVDKAEYKGFELGATYFAGQNLELGGNYTYISAKYKSGADSRVYDIPKHKAFAYIDYKIMPKFSIYASQYMISSRYSNSYEVTKLAGFGATNVKFIYKPTESLSVEAGISNLFDKNYEYREGYPEEGRVFFTNLRYKF; encoded by the coding sequence ATGGGCGGCGCGATAAATTTGATCACCAAAAAACCTACAAAAGAACTTGAAGGTAGCGTCGGCTACGGCTTTGAGACGGGTAGAAACGCCAAGACTTACGGCAACAACGTTGATTTCAGTATCGGCACTAAGCAGGAGCTATTTTACGTGCAAGCGGGCGGCAGCTATATGGAGGATGCGGGACAGCAGCTCTCTCACGACTTTAAACCGGGCGTTACTCGCAACGAAGACGGCGGCAGACGCGATAACTCCGTACAGCGCGATAAGAAATTTAATATAAAATTCGGCTTCACGCCAAATGAGACCGACGAGTACGCGATCGCCTATATCAATCAAAAAGGCGAAAAAGAGCAGCCGTACTATACGGGCCGTTACGCCAGATATAATATGGCAAAACGCTTCTGGGAGTGGCCGAGATGGGACAAAGAAAGCATATATTGGCTATCTCATACGCAGTTTGCAAATAGCCTTTACGTAAATACCAAAGCCTTTTATGACAAATTTGTAAACGACCTAAACGGCATCAAGCCTTTTGTATTTAACAGCCACTACCGAGATAAAGGCTACGGACTAGGTACGGAGATAGGCGGCGATATCGGAGATAGAGATACGTTAAAATTTGCGGTTAACTATAAATTTGACGAGCACAAAGAGCATGACGACGGCGAGCCGGTGCAGACCTATCAAGATAAAACATACAGCTTTGCGCTGGAAAATACTTATAAATTTACCGATTTTACGCGGCTGATTTTAGGCGCAAGCTACGATACTAGAGACGCGGTCAAGGCTCAAGAATACGGCAAAATAACGTCAAACAAAAACACGCTTTACGATTTTGAGGTCGCCAAACGCCACGCCTTTAACTACCAAGCCGCGATCAAACACAGCTTTGACGGCAACGACGAACTTAGCGTTAGCTTTGCTAAAAAGACCTATTTTCCTAGTATGAAAGAGCGCTACTCAAAACGCTTCGGCCGCAATGAGCCAAATCCATACCTAAAGCCCGAGGTCGCCAACCACTACGAGGTCGGTTATCAAAGAAGCTTCGGCGAGGCTTTGAGGCTTGAAACGGCGATATTTTACTCTAGGGTCAAAGACGCTATCGGCGAGCATAACATTATCATAGGCGGCAAAAAGCTAGCTCAAGCTATAAACGTAGACAAAGCCGAGTACAAGGGCTTCGAGCTTGGCGCGACATATTTTGCTGGGCAAAATCTGGAGCTAGGCGGCAACTATACGTATATAAGCGCAAAATATAAAAGCGGTGCGGATAGCAGAGTTTACGACATACCTAAGCACAAGGCTTTTGCTTATATAGATTACAAAATCATGCCTAAATTTAGCATTTATGCATCGCAGTATATGATCTCGAGCCGCTACTCAAACTCTTACGAAGTGACTAAACTAGCTGGCTTTGGCGCGACAAACGTCAAATTTATCTACAAACCGACCGAAAGCCTAAGCGTCGAGGCCGGTATATCAAATTTGTTTGATAAAAACTACGAATACAGGGAAGGCTATCCGGAAGAGGGAAGGGTGTTTTTCACGAATTTAAGATATAAATTCTAA
- a CDS encoding Plug domain-containing protein, which produces MKRIGLIACCAAMALHGEVFTLGQVEAVESVGGVQKSDTNVVVLDEQKLQRDEIKRLSEVAYSTPGVYVDKKGPRAEQNFYVRGFDARRVPLFIDGIPVYVPYDGNSDFGRFTTFDLSQINTLAPCFTVQIRWAAR; this is translated from the coding sequence ATGAAAAGGATTGGCCTAATCGCCTGCTGTGCTGCAATGGCGCTACACGGCGAAGTGTTTACGCTGGGACAAGTTGAAGCCGTAGAAAGCGTCGGCGGCGTACAAAAAAGCGACACGAACGTAGTTGTTTTGGACGAGCAAAAGTTGCAACGAGACGAGATAAAGCGCCTCTCAGAGGTCGCTTACAGCACGCCGGGTGTATACGTAGATAAAAAGGGTCCGCGCGCCGAGCAAAATTTCTACGTTCGTGGCTTTGACGCGCGCAGAGTGCCGCTTTTTATCGATGGCATTCCTGTTTATGTACCTTATGACGGCAACTCGGACTTTGGACGATTTACGACATTTGATCTAAGCCAAATCAACACTCTAGCTCCGTGCTTTACGGTCCAAATACGATGGGCGGCGCGATAA
- a CDS encoding molybdopterin biosynthesis protein MoeB, with protein MNLNFNEKGEFKFGKFDYEKARETAQNCAKFKLDNDEEETSCGGEISCYDCAFRRWSAESFICAIFIENSQI; from the coding sequence ATGAACTTAAATTTTAACGAAAAAGGCGAGTTTAAATTTGGCAAATTTGACTACGAAAAAGCGCGAGAAACAGCCCAAAACTGCGCTAAATTTAAGCTAGATAACGACGAAGAGGAGACGAGCTGCGGCGGCGAGATTAGCTGCTACGACTGCGCTTTTAGGCGCTGGAGCGCAGAGAGTTTTATCTGCGCGATTTTTATAGAAAATAGTCAAATTTAA
- a CDS encoding response regulator, with product MFKPIKTSVLLDSIAMLSPSKEASFLMLNKEIKINLEKEQIYKNNEQIFLTNLQHKLILLLAQNVNNITTFSMIEEVVYHDKMSSKIAMQNLVGVLKRNLNLDIKNIHSKGYILYSY from the coding sequence TTGTTTAAGCCCATTAAAACAAGCGTTTTACTCGATAGTATCGCTATGCTATCTCCTAGCAAAGAGGCAAGCTTTTTAATGCTAAACAAAGAAATTAAGATAAATCTCGAAAAAGAGCAAATTTATAAAAATAACGAACAAATTTTTCTAACAAATTTACAGCATAAGCTGATCTTGCTCCTAGCCCAAAACGTAAATAATATAACCACCTTTTCAATGATAGAAGAGGTCGTTTATCACGATAAAATGAGTTCAAAAATAGCTATGCAAAATTTAGTAGGCGTGTTAAAAAGAAATTTAAATCTTGATATAAAAAATATACATTCAAAAGGCTATATTCTCTATTCCTATTGA
- a CDS encoding radical SAM protein has protein sequence MQIVFGPVSSRRFGISLGVDLSPAQKCCNFDCVYCELTAAKPVAAIENPPSVEQVIAEVKAALAAHPHIDVITLTANGEPTLYPDLARLVSELNLIKGRAKTLILSNGSGVLDPKICEALKGLDIVKFSLDSTVQKTFARIDRSGEKIGVGELVAAMAKFRQKFKGELVLEILVVKGLNDTKAEFEALNAAINQILPARVDISTIDRPPAYPVKGVGRELLYELAQQISGVPCVIASAKYGDEKFELSKEELLELVKRRPQSENDVTNSFSESSKQNLQELLADGKIKIVNAAGTKFYRLA, from the coding sequence ATGCAAATCGTCTTTGGTCCCGTTAGCTCGCGCAGGTTCGGTATTTCGCTGGGCGTCGATCTATCGCCTGCGCAAAAGTGCTGTAACTTTGACTGCGTTTACTGCGAACTCACGGCGGCAAAACCCGTCGCGGCGATAGAAAATCCGCCTAGCGTAGAGCAAGTAATCGCCGAGGTGAAGGCCGCGCTTGCCGCACATCCGCATATCGACGTCATCACGCTAACGGCAAACGGCGAACCGACGCTTTACCCGGATCTGGCGCGGTTAGTAAGCGAGCTAAATTTGATAAAAGGACGAGCTAAAACGCTCATTCTCTCAAACGGTTCGGGCGTGCTTGATCCTAAAATTTGTGAGGCGTTAAAGGGGCTTGATATCGTCAAATTTAGCCTTGATAGCACGGTGCAAAAGACCTTTGCTAGGATCGACCGCTCGGGCGAAAAAATTGGCGTCGGCGAGCTAGTGGCTGCTATGGCTAAATTTAGGCAAAAATTTAAAGGCGAGCTAGTGCTTGAAATCCTGGTCGTAAAAGGACTAAACGACACGAAGGCTGAATTTGAAGCGCTAAATGCGGCGATAAATCAAATTTTGCCAGCCCGCGTGGACATAAGCACCATAGATCGACCGCCTGCGTACCCGGTCAAAGGCGTGGGCCGAGAGCTCCTATATGAGCTTGCGCAGCAAATTTCCGGCGTACCGTGCGTGATAGCATCGGCAAAATACGGCGATGAAAAATTTGAGCTTAGCAAGGAAGAGCTGCTAGAGCTCGTAAAACGTCGCCCGCAAAGCGAAAATGATGTAACAAATAGCTTTTCTGAAAGCTCGAAGCAAAATTTGCAGGAGCTTTTGGCTGACGGAAAGATAAAAATAGTAAATGCGGCTGGAACTAAATTTTACCGACTTGCGTGA
- a CDS encoding methyl-accepting chemotaxis protein: MVGYFLKPLGIISSALDAFFKYLNYETKEPLKANVATKDEFGVMAALINENISKVEASNTAENNFIKEANAFVDKIKAGDFTATLDAHTSNPALNQLKATFAQLQAALKDAIAENSNEVIRLLESFKAQDFTKRLDDSGKMAAGINSLGEEIANMLNINLEQAKLLEEKAGMLAESMKELTNGANVQASSLQESAAAVEQMSSSMNAISQKTGDVMRQSEEIKNIIVIIRDIADQTNLLALNAAIEAARAGEHGRGFAVVADEVRKLAERTQKSLGEIEANANVLAQSINEMSESIKEQSEGINMINRSVAQIDELTHNNVGVVSRTNEVTAQVDNMAKAIVEDVRKKKF; the protein is encoded by the coding sequence ATGGTCGGATATTTCTTGAAGCCTCTTGGTATCATATCAAGCGCGCTAGATGCGTTTTTCAAATACCTAAACTACGAAACCAAAGAGCCGCTTAAAGCAAATGTGGCCACGAAGGACGAATTTGGTGTCATGGCGGCGCTTATAAACGAAAATATAAGCAAAGTAGAGGCGTCAAATACCGCTGAAAATAACTTTATCAAAGAAGCAAACGCTTTTGTGGATAAGATAAAAGCGGGCGACTTTACGGCGACTCTTGACGCGCACACGTCTAACCCTGCGCTAAATCAGTTGAAAGCCACTTTTGCTCAGCTTCAAGCAGCCTTAAAAGATGCGATCGCTGAAAACAGCAATGAGGTTATAAGATTGCTAGAGAGCTTTAAAGCGCAAGACTTCACAAAAAGGCTTGATGATAGCGGCAAAATGGCTGCAGGTATCAACTCGCTAGGCGAAGAGATCGCGAATATGCTCAATATAAATTTAGAGCAAGCTAAGTTGCTAGAAGAAAAAGCAGGCATGTTGGCTGAGTCGATGAAGGAGCTTACAAACGGCGCTAACGTACAAGCAAGCTCGCTACAAGAAAGTGCCGCTGCGGTAGAGCAGATGAGTAGCTCGATGAACGCTATCAGTCAAAAGACCGGCGATGTCATGAGACAAAGTGAAGAGATCAAAAACATCATCGTGATCATCCGCGATATAGCCGATCAGACGAATTTGCTAGCGCTTAACGCAGCTATCGAGGCGGCTCGTGCAGGCGAGCACGGACGGGGCTTTGCCGTCGTAGCCGATGAGGTTAGAAAGCTTGCCGAACGCACTCAAAAATCGCTCGGCGAAATCGAAGCCAATGCAAACGTACTGGCTCAAAGTATCAACGAGATGAGCGAGAGCATCAAGGAGCAAAGCGAAGGCATAAATATGATAAATCGCTCTGTGGCTCAGATAGACGAACTCACTCACAACAACGTAGGCGTCGTAAGTAGAACTAACGAAGTAACCGCTCAGGTCGACAACATGGCTAAAGCTATCGTCGAGGACGTGAGGAAGAAGAAATTTTAA
- the hemE gene encoding uroporphyrinogen decarboxylase, with product MIFIDACLKKPTPYTPVWMMRQAGRYLPEYMRVRSAAGDFLSLCKDYKKASEVTIQPVEILGVDAAILFSDILVVPLEMGMDLKFVQGEGPVFSGPIKTREDLDRLDVQKSIKNLNYVYDTIKLTRENLAQDKALIGFCGAPWTIATYMIEGGGTKTYAVSKKLLYSNPEFMHQILAKVTAALIGYMKEQIKAGVNAVQIFDSWAAALEDEAYFEFGWKYIMDIVDALKAEFPQIPVIVFPKGISGYLDKISGNFDVFGVDWSTPIELAKAKLSPKYVLQGNMEPMRLYSKEAIDAGVERILQTMKNAPHIFNLGHGILPDIPVENAKYFIKRVQEKSAR from the coding sequence ATGATTTTTATCGACGCTTGTTTGAAAAAACCGACGCCCTATACGCCCGTTTGGATGATGCGGCAGGCAGGTCGGTATCTGCCCGAGTATATGCGAGTTCGCTCTGCGGCGGGAGATTTTTTATCGCTTTGTAAAGATTATAAAAAAGCCAGCGAGGTTACGATACAGCCGGTTGAAATTTTAGGCGTCGATGCGGCGATACTTTTTAGCGATATCCTCGTCGTGCCGCTAGAGATGGGCATGGATCTTAAATTTGTCCAAGGCGAGGGGCCCGTATTTAGTGGTCCTATCAAGACGAGAGAGGATCTAGATAGACTGGATGTTCAAAAGTCAATCAAAAATTTAAACTACGTATACGATACAATCAAGCTAACGCGCGAAAATTTGGCGCAGGATAAGGCTCTGATCGGCTTTTGCGGGGCGCCGTGGACGATAGCTACGTATATGATAGAGGGCGGTGGAACGAAAACCTATGCGGTTAGCAAGAAGCTTTTATATTCAAATCCTGAGTTTATGCATCAAATTTTAGCCAAGGTCACGGCCGCGCTCATAGGCTACATGAAAGAGCAGATAAAAGCCGGCGTAAATGCGGTGCAAATTTTTGATAGCTGGGCGGCTGCGCTGGAGGATGAGGCGTATTTTGAGTTTGGCTGGAAGTATATCATGGATATAGTTGATGCGCTTAAGGCCGAATTTCCGCAAATTCCGGTTATCGTTTTTCCAAAAGGCATAAGCGGGTATCTGGATAAAATTTCAGGAAATTTTGATGTTTTTGGCGTGGATTGGAGTACGCCGATTGAGCTTGCCAAAGCAAAACTAAGCCCAAAATACGTCCTTCAAGGAAATATGGAGCCTATGCGTCTTTATAGCAAAGAAGCAATCGACGCAGGTGTGGAACGAATTTTGCAGACGATGAAAAACGCGCCGCATATCTTTAATCTCGGACACGGTATTTTGCCTGATATTCCGGTAGAAAACGCGAAATATTTTATAAAACGAGTGCAAGAAAAAAGCGCAAGATAG
- a CDS encoding dicarboxylate/amino acid:cation symporter translates to MQPNAKRGIVQKYFEANLLLKILAGLILGAVCGIIFQDAKDAIVILKPFGDVFIRLLKMIIVPIVMASLIVGCSSISPSDLGRVGAKVLIFYILTSFLAIIVGLAVGLILEPGAGLHITGSGDIGGKAANAPSMSSILVNLFPTNPFEAIAKGEILQIITFSLFFGVALSFLKDSKDERLSRLGNLIYDVFDGINHIMFYVIRWIMEYAPFGVFALIFIVFSQQGVKAFGPLLGVTVSAYIGFAAQIFVVYFLICLVVKINPFKFLKKVRSPMLTAFVTRSSGGTLPISMKTAEEDMGIPKQIYGFALPVGATVNMNGTIIYLGICAMFIANAVGVELDSGAKMTIILTAVLAAVGTAGVPGAGAIMLLMVLESVGLKVEAGSAVAAAYALILGIDAILDMGRTSMNVTGDMLGALVVAKNEKKLDESKWAD, encoded by the coding sequence GTGCAACCAAACGCTAAACGCGGAATAGTTCAGAAATATTTCGAGGCGAATTTGCTTCTAAAAATTTTAGCCGGGCTTATTTTGGGCGCCGTTTGCGGCATCATTTTTCAAGACGCAAAGGATGCGATAGTTATCCTAAAGCCTTTTGGCGACGTATTTATAAGGCTTCTTAAAATGATCATCGTGCCTATCGTTATGGCCTCGCTCATCGTGGGCTGTAGCTCCATCTCGCCTTCGGATCTTGGCAGAGTAGGGGCAAAGGTGCTGATTTTTTACATATTGACGTCGTTTTTAGCCATCATAGTCGGGCTTGCGGTCGGGCTTATCTTGGAGCCTGGAGCGGGACTGCACATAACCGGCAGCGGCGATATAGGCGGCAAGGCTGCAAATGCGCCTAGTATGTCGTCGATACTCGTAAATTTATTTCCGACTAACCCTTTTGAAGCTATTGCAAAGGGCGAAATTTTACAAATCATAACTTTTAGCCTATTTTTCGGCGTCGCACTTTCGTTTTTAAAGGATAGCAAAGACGAGAGGCTTAGCAGGCTGGGAAATTTGATCTACGACGTATTTGACGGGATCAACCACATCATGTTTTACGTCATAAGATGGATCATGGAGTACGCGCCGTTTGGTGTTTTCGCGCTTATATTTATCGTATTTTCTCAGCAAGGCGTAAAGGCTTTCGGGCCGCTTTTGGGCGTCACGGTTAGCGCGTATATCGGCTTTGCGGCTCAAATTTTCGTCGTTTATTTCTTGATTTGCTTGGTCGTTAAAATCAATCCGTTTAAATTTCTAAAAAAAGTTCGATCGCCTATGCTAACGGCTTTCGTAACCAGAAGCTCGGGCGGAACGCTGCCTATCTCGATGAAAACGGCCGAAGAAGATATGGGTATCCCAAAGCAAATTTACGGCTTTGCGCTTCCAGTGGGCGCCACCGTAAATATGAACGGCACGATCATATATCTTGGTATCTGTGCGATGTTTATAGCTAACGCCGTGGGCGTGGAGCTTGACTCTGGGGCTAAAATGACCATAATACTAACGGCCGTCCTGGCTGCCGTGGGAACTGCCGGAGTGCCTGGAGCGGGCGCGATAATGCTTTTGATGGTACTTGAATCAGTCGGCCTAAAAGTCGAGGCCGGAAGCGCTGTAGCCGCTGCGTATGCGCTTATTTTGGGCATCGACGCGATCCTTGATATGGGGCGCACGTCGATGAACGTCACGGGAGATATGCTGGGCGCGCTAGTTGTGGCCAAAAATGAAAAAAAATTAGACGAAAGTAAGTGGGCGGATTAG
- a CDS encoding Rrf2 family transcriptional regulator, producing MQIGQKFSIAIHILLSCEFFKDEKNTSEFLAGTVGTNPVIVRNIIRLLKSANLINVSAGTGGASLAKKPDQITLFDIFSAVNEGENDIFKIHKNSPPPCPLGGRIEELLAPKFSSAQQAMFDSLASVNLQNLLDELAAKN from the coding sequence ATGCAAATAGGACAAAAATTTTCCATCGCTATCCATATCCTGCTTAGCTGCGAGTTTTTTAAGGACGAGAAAAACACGAGCGAGTTTTTAGCCGGTACCGTCGGCACGAACCCCGTCATCGTGCGAAATATCATTAGGCTTTTAAAATCGGCAAATTTAATAAACGTAAGCGCAGGCACGGGCGGTGCGAGTCTGGCTAAGAAGCCTGATCAAATCACGCTTTTTGATATATTTTCGGCGGTAAACGAGGGCGAAAACGACATCTTTAAAATCCACAAAAACTCGCCGCCGCCTTGCCCGCTAGGAGGCAGGATCGAGGAGCTTTTGGCGCCTAAATTTAGCTCCGCGCAGCAAGCGATGTTTGATAGCTTGGCGAGCGTAAATTTGCAAAATTTGCTAGACGAACTGGCGGCTAAAAACTAA
- a CDS encoding NAD(P)-dependent oxidoreductase, protein MIVRNKGYKNGNVKVVFELSKADLEGFDAVISAFAAWTPETFGLHKKVAKHLADALSGTKTRLLVVGGAGTLYVDDKGTMAMDAPDFPSEYMGVAKATAESFFELKGRTDVLWTYVSPAGDYDANGARTGKYNLGGDNLILNSKKRELHQLRRPSACGHRRAKKRRLRAKTLYRRGREGVSLKFCVI, encoded by the coding sequence GTGATCGTGCGAAACAAAGGGTATAAAAACGGCAACGTAAAAGTCGTTTTTGAGCTTAGCAAAGCCGATTTAGAGGGCTTTGACGCCGTTATCAGCGCATTTGCGGCATGGACGCCGGAGACGTTTGGGCTTCATAAAAAGGTAGCAAAACACCTCGCAGACGCGCTTAGCGGTACTAAAACGAGGCTGCTCGTCGTTGGCGGCGCGGGTACGCTATACGTGGACGATAAAGGCACTATGGCTATGGATGCGCCTGACTTCCCGTCCGAGTATATGGGCGTCGCAAAGGCTACGGCGGAGTCGTTTTTCGAGCTAAAAGGTAGAACGGACGTGCTCTGGACATACGTCTCGCCTGCTGGAGACTACGACGCAAACGGCGCTCGCACGGGCAAATACAACCTGGGCGGCGATAATCTAATACTAAACTCCAAAAAACGAGAGCTACATCAGCTACGCAGACCTAGCGCTTGCGGTCATAGACGAGCTAAAAAACGGCGCCTTCGTGCAAAAACGCTTTACCGCCGTGGGCGAGAGGGCGTGAGCTTAAAATTTTGCGTAATTTAG